In Streptomyces sp. Li-HN-5-11, the sequence GGCCGACCGCGTGGCCAAGGAGCTGGGCGCGCAGGAGTACCACTTCCTGTGCGAGCTGAAGGTCGACGGCCTCGCCGTGAACCTCACCTACGAGCAGGGCCGCCTCACGCGCGCGGCGACCCGCGGCGACGGCCGCACCGGCGAGGACATCACGCCCAACGTGCGCACGATCGCGGAGATCCCGGACCGGCTGGAGGGCGACCGCGTCCCGGACCTGGTGGAGATCCGCGGCGAGGTCTACTTCCCGATGGAGAAGTTCGAGGAGCTCAACGCGCGTCTGGTCGCGGCCGGCGACAAGCCCTTCGCCAACCCGCGCAACGCGGCGGCCGGTTCGCTGCGCCAGAAGGACCCGCGCGTCACCGCGACCCGCCCCCTGCACATGGTCGTCCACGGCATCGGCGCCCTGGAGGGATTCGGGGGCCTCACGCGCCTCTCCGAGGCCTACGACCTGCTGCACACCTGGGGCCTGCCCACCTCCCGGCACAACAGGGTGGTCGACGACCTCGACGGCGTCCGCGAGTTCATCGCGTACTACGGCGAGAACCGGCACTCGGTGGAGCACGAGATCGACGGCGTCGTGGTCAAGCTGGACGAGATCCCGCTTCAGGGACGGCTCGGCTCCACCTCGCGCGCCCCGCGCTGGGCGATCGCCTACAAGTACGCGCCGGAGGAGGTCAACACCAAGCTCGTCAACATCCGCGTGGGGGTGGGCCGGACGGGCCGGGTCACGCCGTACGCGCAGGTCGAGCCGGTGACGGTGGCGGGCTCGGAGGTCGAGTTCGCCACCCTGCACAACCAGGACGTCGTCAAGGCCAAGGGCGTCCTGATCGGTGACACGGTGGTGCTGCGCAAGGCCGGGGACGTCATCCCCGAGATCCTCGGGCCGGTCGTCGACCTGCGCGACGGCAGCGAACGGGAGTTCGTGATGCCGTCCGAGTGCCCGGAGTGCGGTACGCCGCTCAGGCCGATGAAGGAGGGCGACGTGGACCTGCGCTGCCCCAACGCCCGTACGTGCCCCGCCCAGTTGCGTGAGCGGCTGTTCTACCTCGCCGGCCGCAAGGCGCTGGACATCGAGCACTTCGGCTACGTGGCCGCCGCGGCGCTGACCAAGCCGCTCGAGCCAGAGGATCCGCCGCTGAAGGACGAGGGCGACCTGTTCGACCTGACCGTCGAGCAGTTGCTGCCCATCAAGGCGTACGTGCTCGACCAGGACAGCGGTCTGCCCAAGCGCGACCCGAAGACCGGCGAGGAGAAGGTCGCCACGGTCTTCGCCAACCAGCAGGGCGAGCCCAGGAAGAACGCGGTTGCCATGCTGGAGAACATCGCGGCGGCCAGACAGCGCCCGCTCGCCCGCGTCCTCACCGGCCTGTCGATCCGTCACGTCGGGCCGGTCGCCGCCGAGGCGCTGGCCCGCGAGTTCCGCTCCGTCGAGCGCATCGAACAGGCCAGTGAGGAGGAACTGGCCGCGGCCGACGGCGTCGGCCCGATCATCGCCGCCTCCCTGAAGGAGTGGTTCGCCGAGGAGTGGCACCAGGAGATCCTCCGCAAGTGGCGGGCCGCGGGCGTCCGCATGGAGGAGGACGGTTCGGGCGAGGAGGAAGGCCCGCGCCCGCTGGAGGGGCTGACGGTCGTGGTCACCGGCACCCTGGAGCGCTTCACGCGTGACGGCGCCAAGGAGGCGCTGCAGAGCCGGGGCGCGAAGGTGACCGGTTCGGTGTCCAAGAAGACGTCGTTCGTCGTCGTGGGTGACAACCCGGGGTCCAAGTACGACAAGGCGATGCAGCTGAAGGTGCCCGTTCTGAACGAGGACGGTTTCGGCGTTCTGCTGGAGCGGGGACCGGACGCGGCGGCCGAAGTCGCGCTTCCGACCGGCGAGTAGCGGTTGAAGGCCACCCGTTCGGCGCATACCAGATGCATACGGGTGGCCGGGGCGCATTCGGGCAACCGTCGACGACCGCTGCCCGTGAAAGCCTTGTGCGGCCTAGTGTTGAGGGGTGCGCCTGCCGTGCCCAGCTGCGGTCGGGGCATCCCCGTGCTCCTGACGAGCGCGTGGAAGGGTTTTCCGGCGCGGTGCCGCCCAAGGGGTGTCGGGCATCGGGCCGCGTGGCGTGGGCACCGCCGGCTGTGAGAGGGACGGGAATGGAACCGACCGAGAGCGCCGCCCCGCACTCACGGCTGCGCCGGATCACCGGCGCATGGCGGGGGAGCGGGGGGCGGACGTCGGAGCGCTCGGGTGGTGTGCCGGTGCATGCGGGGCGCGCGGTGCATCCGGGGCGCGCTGCTGGACAGTACACCGTGCCCGAGGTCCGCGCCTCCGCACAGCTGCCCGCCGAACACGCCTCCGGGCTGCCCGGCGCCGAGTCCGAACGGCACCTGTCGTGGCCCGCGCTGCCCGCGGCGATCGTCGCGGCGGCCGCCTTCGCCCTCGGCGCCGGCTTCTACCAGGCGTTCAGCGGCGGCCACGCGCTCTTCCCGTCCGGCACGGCGGGCTGGTCCCTGGCCGTGCTCACCGGGATCATCGTCGGCCACCTGGCCATGCTCGGCCGCTCCCGCTGGTGGAGCGGCACCGGTTCCGGCGCCGCCCTCACGCTCGCCGTGCTGCTGCTCTACGGCTGGGTTCCGGCCGGCATGGTCAGCCTCACCGTCGTCGTCCTGGTCGGCATGGCCCGGCGCCACCACTGGCGGCAGGGAGTGCTGCACGGCGCGGTCGACATCCTCGGCATCGTCGCCGGCGCCCTGGTGCTGGGCGCCTTCGGCCGCGTACCGACCGTCGAGCGCCCCTGGGACCCGCACAGCTGGACCGCCTACACCGCCCCCGAGGTGCTGCTGGTAGCGGCCGCCTACCTCGCGGTCACGCGCGCCCTGCTGTGGTACCTGCACGCCCCGCCCACCGGCAGAGTGCCCACCGTCGCCCGTACCGCCCTGGTCAGGCAGGGCCTCGTCGCTGTCGCCCTGCTCGGCATCGCCCCGTTGGTCTGCGTGGTCGCCACCGCCGACCCCGTACTGCTGCCGCTGTTCGCCATCCCGCTCATCGCTCTCGACTCCTCGCTGTGGATAGCCCGTGCCCGGGCCGAGGAACAGCTTCGCGATCCACTGACCGGGCTGCCCAACCGGCAGTGGCTCCTGGAGCGCATCTGGACCGCCCTCGACGACGCGGAACGCATCGGCGCCCGGGCCGCCCTGATGCTGATCGACCTCGACCGTTTCCGCTCCGTCAACGACACCCTCGGCCATCTCGCCGGGGACCGGCTGCTGTTGCAGATAGCCGACCGGCTGAGGCAGGCCCTGCCGCGCGGGGCGGAGGCCGCGCGGCTCGGCGGCGACGAGTTCGCCGTCTTACTGCCCGTCGCCGACTCCACCACGTCCGCGACCCGGCTCGCGCGCGGCCTGGTCACCGCCCTCAGCTCACCGCTCGACCTCG encodes:
- the ligA gene encoding NAD-dependent DNA ligase LigA: MAGDKQQAETAVPAEARQKHARLAEQVEEHRFRYYVKDAPVISDAEFDELLRSVEALEEEYPQLRTPDSPTQKVAGSYETEFTAVEHRQRMLSLDNTFNDEDLAAWADRVAKELGAQEYHFLCELKVDGLAVNLTYEQGRLTRAATRGDGRTGEDITPNVRTIAEIPDRLEGDRVPDLVEIRGEVYFPMEKFEELNARLVAAGDKPFANPRNAAAGSLRQKDPRVTATRPLHMVVHGIGALEGFGGLTRLSEAYDLLHTWGLPTSRHNRVVDDLDGVREFIAYYGENRHSVEHEIDGVVVKLDEIPLQGRLGSTSRAPRWAIAYKYAPEEVNTKLVNIRVGVGRTGRVTPYAQVEPVTVAGSEVEFATLHNQDVVKAKGVLIGDTVVLRKAGDVIPEILGPVVDLRDGSEREFVMPSECPECGTPLRPMKEGDVDLRCPNARTCPAQLRERLFYLAGRKALDIEHFGYVAAAALTKPLEPEDPPLKDEGDLFDLTVEQLLPIKAYVLDQDSGLPKRDPKTGEEKVATVFANQQGEPRKNAVAMLENIAAARQRPLARVLTGLSIRHVGPVAAEALAREFRSVERIEQASEEELAAADGVGPIIAASLKEWFAEEWHQEILRKWRAAGVRMEEDGSGEEEGPRPLEGLTVVVTGTLERFTRDGAKEALQSRGAKVTGSVSKKTSFVVVGDNPGSKYDKAMQLKVPVLNEDGFGVLLERGPDAAAEVALPTGE
- a CDS encoding bifunctional diguanylate cyclase/phosphodiesterase, with amino-acid sequence MEPTESAAPHSRLRRITGAWRGSGGRTSERSGGVPVHAGRAVHPGRAAGQYTVPEVRASAQLPAEHASGLPGAESERHLSWPALPAAIVAAAAFALGAGFYQAFSGGHALFPSGTAGWSLAVLTGIIVGHLAMLGRSRWWSGTGSGAALTLAVLLLYGWVPAGMVSLTVVVLVGMARRHHWRQGVLHGAVDILGIVAGALVLGAFGRVPTVERPWDPHSWTAYTAPEVLLVAAAYLAVTRALLWYLHAPPTGRVPTVARTALVRQGLVAVALLGIAPLVCVVATADPVLLPLFAIPLIALDSSLWIARARAEEQLRDPLTGLPNRQWLLERIWTALDDAERIGARAALMLIDLDRFRSVNDTLGHLAGDRLLLQIADRLRQALPRGAEAARLGGDEFAVLLPVADSTTSATRLARGLVTALSSPLDLDGLTLVLEASAGVAVFPDHALDAEGMLRRADVAMYQAKRDRTGVEVYESKRDSNTPDRLGLLGDLRRALDAHEVELHYQPKVRFDGQVAGLEALVRWVHPERGKVPPDEFIAIAESSGLMPHLTEYVLETALGQVAEWRAQDLFVPVAVNVSPRDVHTPGFAGSVAARLARHGVPAGALQLEITEHVLLEDPQRAADTLHALTGHGVKMSLDDFGTGYSSLVHLRRLPVSELKIDRSFVARLAVDTEDAEIVRCTVDLAHSLGLLVVAEGVEDDETWERLRDLGCDAVQGWLVAAAMPPEETTAWLRARGARGWQRPRAALPAAAADE